The nucleotide window TTCTTTCTTCTGGCCGTCGTGGTGCGGTGCTCCCCACAGCGCGATGATGCACCCATCACGGGCTCTGGTCTTTGCTCCATGTACCTACTTGTTTTTGTCTCTGCTCGCATCTAATCACTTATTTGGGCAGGAGTTCGCTTGATTGCATTTTATAGAGTGATGGAAAATTGGACAATAACCTATAGCTCGGTCATATTTTTCAATTAAATGTATCAGCTATTGCAACGAAAAATAAACCGACAAAATCAGTGAAAAAATGGGCGTTGCTACGAATCTGCCGGATGATTTGTTACAAAAAAGCATCCGCCTGTTCAGCCGTACGATCTGCGTCCTCGAGCTATTGGATCACATCAATACCATGGCAGGAGCGCAACGCCACAACGTCAATGCAGCAGGATTGCAGCCCTGCGCGATGCTCCAACGAAGCACCGATGGCGTCCGACGAGCTCCATTGTAGCCTCGACGGAGCCCCATTGCAACTCCGGTTGAGCTCCATTGCAGTCCGGTGGAGCTCCAACACAGCACCGACGCTCCGGCGAAGCTCCATTACAACTCCGGCCAGCTCCACTCCAGCCCCGGCGGAGCTCCATCGCAGCACCTCGGATGCTCCGGTGCCCCGACGATGCCACTCCATTGCAGCGCCGGCGAATCTCCATTGCAGCACCAAGCTCCGAGAGCCGGCGGCGAGCACTACGATGCAGCACCGGGAGCCGCCTGTGCCAGTGCTGCATTGCATCATGTGGTGCTGCCGGCGAGCGCTCCATTGACAGATCCATTATCGGCGACTTATAGCACCAGTAACGCAGACAAGCTGCGTATCAGCGCCTGCATGCCGACGAGGTTGCATCGCAGCACAAAGGGCGTGGACGGAGTTGTTGCGACAGGCACCTGCGGATCGAGTTGTTGTGTTGCAACGCCGGCAGGAGTCAAGGAGTGCGCAACACCGACGAGTGGTCGCCTCCCCATGCGTGCGGCGTAGAAGGAGTGCGCCGAGCGTCGCCCCACGGAGTTGCAGCATCACTTTGGTGCACGCGGCAGGTGCAGGAGGTGGTGGGCACCGTCGCTCCTCCTAGCTCGCTATAGCATGGGCGGCTGGTTGGCGTCGCCATGGTTCTCTCCTCTCAAGCATGACGAACGGAGAGGGGATCAGGGGGAGCGAGCGAAGAAGACGTGTGGAGGAGAGACAACCGTGCGAAGAGATAATGCAAACTAGGGGAGCGGTGGATGCCCCCAGACGGACACGTGGTGTGAGAAGCGCGTGTTTTGCGTCTCGTTGTTTTCATCTGGCTGAAAGCAAAGCTTTTCTAAAAATAATTCAATCTTTTATGAAAGTCGCCGTAGACTGCTACAAAAGAATCACTAAACAAAAACACCATTTTTCAAATATTTGCAGTAAAAAATAGACCCAAATAGCATGTTTTTCAAACAAAAATATTTTATTTGCGGTAGATGCAACAAGTTCTGCAGTGCCCCATGACCGACTTTGTAGCAGAGGAACAAACAACGGATGGCCTTGCAGCATCGTGTGTCTGACTTGCAACATGTAGTGTCCTGCCGTCAACTTTGTAGCAACAAAGAATCAAAGTTGACTGGCATTGCAGCATGTTACTTCGATTTGCATTGCAGCATTGTTAGTCCAGTTTGAATTGCAACAAAGGAACAATTGCGCCTTGCATTGCAGCATCGTCAGTTTAACTGGCCTTGCAACGTCCAATGTCTGGCAGCATGGCTTGCAACATCGGCGATGATGACATATCACCCGCTCGCAGCACCGGTGGCGCTCCCGCGACATGGGTTGGAACACTTGCTTGTAGCATACCTCCCGACACGGCATTGCTCTCCGGCAGCACGACACAATCCTCATAACATTGACCCGCGCACCGGCGACGCTCCCGCGGCATGGCAACACACCTAGTAGCATAGATTTTCAGCATGCATCGCAGCATGTTGGTACTCCCCACAGCCCGACGATGCTCTAGTCACACCGGCTTGCGGTACGCCTCACATCATGACGGCGGCCCTTCGTAGCACGGTGCCCTCTCACAGCACCGGATGGCACTATAGTGGTGTGCACGCAACAATGACCTAAAACAAATTAGCTAAAAAAAGTAGGTAAAAATGGCGTAGTAACAATGATGCCACTTGCAATCACACGGATTAGCTACTAGCTTCTGGACGTGGAGTTTCTACACCTGAGCTCATATGCTCCTGCCATGGAcagtaaaataaataaaatagaaaaccgtttcaaaaaattctgaaaaaatttgTGGCATGCTTTAAGAAATGTTTGTTGTGCATGCAAAATTTCATCACGAAATGACATTGATGGAAGGCATGGTAAAAAAACAAAATTGATGTAAATGTTACTTTCAAACACATTTTAGAGCTCTGATTTTTTTTTGCCACGACTTCCGAATGCGATTTCATGATGAAATTTTACATGCACAACAAACACTTCTTAAAGTATGCCAtaaaaaaatttcagaattttttgaaatgtTTTGTATATTTTATTTAGTGTACTGTTCACACTAGGAGCATATGAGCTCAGGTGTAGAAAGGTACTTTCGCTAGCTTCTTTCTTTTTAGCGGAAGTAGCTACTAGTTACTCCCTTCGTTCAAAAAACTTGTCCTTTAAATGGATATATCTAGCATTAAGTTAGTGTTAGATACATTCATTTAAAAAACAAATTTTGGATAAGCTTTTCTGGACTGTGGGAGTAGCTATCAATGTCTTATCACGCGAGGGACTGAAAATTCTCAGCATATGCTGGTGTGAACGCATAGAGACAAGCATCCCCTGTGAAAGATACGCAACACAGCGCCCGCCCAATGGAAATCGTGACCAGGCGATTAGACGGCGCAGCGCGCGGCTTACGCGCTTGCTAAAATCAGTCGGATGTTTTGAAACGTTTTCCTTCCTGAAATTGGTCGGTCCACCAACGTGGTAATAACGGTTTTGCGAAGCTTCTAATAAACGGTTGAGAAAATTCTTTATTTGACACTATCTTAAAATCTGCTTCCTTATATGATACGGGAAAAGTTTTTCTTTCCTATTTGATACAAgttttaaattttattttttatatgaCATTTTTGTCCATTTTGAGCCTAAATAACACTTGAAAAGACTCTTTTGCCCCTCATGTGGTATGTGTGTGGGAGGCAATAGCGCGCACACGCAGCATCAGTGCGAGGGCAGGAGTACACATGCAgcaacacatacacatgcaccaacacacaacgcacgcgcacacacacacgcaacaACACGCGCGCGTGTGTGCACACACACACGCAACAACACACATGCACGCGCgcacacacgcagcaacacacaCTTCACGCagcacacacatacacacacacgcaGCAGCAGCACATACGCAGGCAGCACATAGGCACACAAccgcacacacacgcgcgcgcgcacgTACACACGCAGCAGCACACATGTAGCAACAACACACACGGGCAGCACATAGGCACGCAACAGcacgcacacacacgcacgcacgtaCACACGCAGCAGCAAACACACACACAGcagcacacatgcacacacacatgcagcagcagcacacatgtgcgcgtgcacccacacacgcaacagcacacgcgcgcgcacacactCACATACCACATGAAGGGCAAAATcgtcttttcaggtgtcatttaggctcaaaatggacgaaagtgtcctatagggaataaaatttaggactagtatcaaatagggaagaaaaacTTTTTCAGTGTTAAATAAGGAACCAAATTTTAAaacagtgtcaaataaggaatttaCTCTAAGCGGTTCGGGGAACCTTACACCGGTTTTCAAAAAGTTTTGTGGTTTTATAGGTTTTTTGTTACTGTATTTTTCTTAAGAGGTGCTATTGTTTTTTTATTTCATGCGCTTATGCTTTTTTTAATCTATTTTACAAATATGTGTTGATATTTTTTTAAACACGTTGAACATTATCATACACATGTTGTACATTTTCAGATACACATCACACATTTTTCAAATACACGTTAAACATTTATCTAGATAATATTGAGCAATTGTCAAATGCACATTTAACCTTTCTAAAATACATTGTGAGTATTTTTTAACCTACATtgatcatttatttaaaacaaaATCACGAATATTTAATAAAATGTGCGAATATTAGTTTTTAATGGTACGAAAAAATGTCATGAATTTTTTAATAAATTTTGAACTTTTTCTAAGTGTCATGCAAATTTATTAAAGTTATGCGAACACATTTGATTATGTTGGGTGAATATTTTGTTTAATCATGAAAAATAACAGTTACGAAATTAATAAAATCGAAATATTTGCAAGATATATATTTTAAGGCATTTACACACATATATACATATAATGAAAAATTACTTAAAAAGACAAAACCGGGATAACCCTTAAGCTACACAAATGATCGTTCCACTAATAGGCCTGGCCCATTTAGCCCTATGTTGTGCGTGGGGTGACTGGCAGTGCGCTGGCATCGTTGGCATACAGTTTCGTTAGGCGCGTCTATGAGCATAATTGGTTTGATGTCAATATTTGGCAAATGCCAAAAGTTGGCTAGTGATTAGTTGGCTACCAATTTTTTTCATCAATCTCACAAAAAATTATCAAATTTTGGCAACTTTTGATTTTGACAAATGTTGGCTTGCCAAATATTGGCAATGCCGAATGTTGGCATCAAACCAATTATGCTCTATGTCTCGTTCATTGCGAGACAGACAGCTGCCTTGCATTAAGGAGTTGGTATTTCAAAACTTAAATTTgaatattttttttgaaaaacccATGATTGTTATAAAAAATATTAACGTGTTGTACAAAAAATGTTAGCATAGTATATAGAAGTTGATACCATTGAAATATTGCTTATATCAAAAAATTGTACATGTGTTTCAAGAAAAATTATATGACATTATCAAAAAATGTGAACATATATTTAAGAAATGATAAAGATGTACTATTTTCAGAAAAGTAGACATTAAAACATAGTATTGGAAAAACATTAGTTCTGTGTTTAAAAAAAATGTGAAATGCATATTTAAATTTGTTAGTGATGTATATCAAAAATGCAAACGATACATGAATAAATAGGCATCAAAAACATATATTTGGAAAATAATGCTAAATGTGTATTAAGTAAAATGTTTTCTGATGTATGTGTATGAAAATTTTACATCATGCATGGAAAAAAGtagacatcaaaacatatatactccctccattcccttatATAAGGTCACAAACTCAAAATACAGTTACCAAGGCAAAACTTAATAATTGCTTTGCAAGCCAACTTTTCTCTTCGTTAACCGGGATAATTAATAcgcccgcatgcatgcaaggaaGGAATGAGAAGGAAGTAGCACAGTGTTATTATGACTATATGCATGCAAGTATCAAACAAGTTGCTCGTACGAGTAAACATCATTAATTTTTGCCTTAATTgatgttagtggccttgtatagatgcaaaatgtatgttTCATTGTTGCCTTGTataagggaatggagggagtataaaaaACTGTTAATGTGTTCAAAAATATTAAACGTGTATAAAAAATGTATATGATGTATACAAAAATATTAAACGTGTATAAAGCACCCGGGCCCTCCCGACCAGGCAATCCACCACCAGCGCTACCCAGTCAAAAGCAGAATCGCACCGAGGCACGAACTGGATGCCAACGTGAGAGCATGCACCGAAACGGAACCTGGCCATTAGCCTCGAACAGGACAGGAAAGTATCCCGATCGGGCACTGAAAGAAGGAAAATGGAAGGCCGTGTCACTCGACCGCGCTCGCGGCAGCGGCAATTCGTTCACTGAACCTGCTTTCCGAGGCCGCCGAAAGGCGTCCCCCCACCTCCTCTCGCCCGCTTTTCCCAATCATTGTACCGCAGGCCCGTTGTGGGATCCTTTCTCTTCCGGAGCAAACATCCCTGGGCAGTTGGGCGCGAGCCTTTCGGAAAAGATGACCCTGCTTTACGCGAGCGATTCCATCTTGCCTATCTACAGCCGGTAGTACTACTCTACTAAGCAAGTCCCTCTCCGCACGCCCTGGATCAGTACGTACGTAGCCGGCCAGCACGCAAATTATGGAGGGCCGATCGGCAACGCCGGCATGCGGCGAGATAACGGCCTGGCTACTTCGTACCACACTACACGGCACGTGAAGAATGGTCAGTCCAGCTGCTTCGCCGCATGCGGATCACGTGCAAATACCACGTGATCGTCCGTCGGCGTGCTGCACAACCAGGACTTGCTCTCCCGATTCATCCATCATTATTTTTTGGTCCGTAGGAGTATTTCATTCATCCGAGAGCGGCCGGGTCCATGGCCGTCGCGATCGCTCTGGATGGATGCCCCGGCGGCCCCGCACGCCAAAGGCGACCGGACCAGGTAAGCAGCAGAGCAGAGAAGAGAAGAGGTCACGAGAAAGAAAGCCGACGCCCCCCTTCCCTTCCAGCCTGGGCCACGTCGTCGTCCACATCCACGACGCCGACGCCGCTGGATCGACTAGGAGAGGAGATGAGATGAGATGGATTAAAGAAAAATCGCTGgagcggtggtggtggtggcgcctGCCGACCTGTGCCGGTGATGCCGATCGATGCCATCCGCAAGTGGGTGGGTCTCCGGTGCGTGTGCCACCACCGCTCTGGATTTCTACCCGCCGAGGGATCTTCTGCGCGGCCCTGAGCTGTGACCCTTCCGGTGGATGGACGTCGCTGGCCAACCCAACCTAATTAGCCAGGCAGCTGGCTGGACGTCCTGTTACTTCCGAATTCTGATCAGCGGTCTGGGCAGAAAACGGGGCGTCGCTGTCCATCCTCCGTGGCGCCACCTCGACCCACAACCCACAGAAAATCACGGACGCCTTCGGTGCTACGCCGAGTCCCCAACCGAAACGTGCCAACTTCACCATACGGCTTGCAAATTTTTCTCAAACAGACGTGAATTTGTAGTACGTGATAAACGTACAGGCACAGGCGCACCCACCCAATAATGATTCCGCGCCGAACCGATCCAACGGAGCGATCCAAACGTCAATGGTTGAGCTGTCACGGACAATTCGCGGCCAGTGGGAGGGAGAAAAGGGCTGACAGCTAAAGCTAGCGAATACTGCATCGTAGAAATGATGATGATAATAATTTATACAATAGGGAAATTTGAATTAAATAGAGATCGTGGGACAACAGTACACACCAACCccatcttcctcatctcctctcTTCCCTCCACCGCCAACCACCGCTACAACAACAACCTTATCATCGCACTGTTTCTTCGTCGTGGCCGCCCCATCGCCATCTTTCACCTACCTTCCTCTCCTTTTTTTTGAAACTCTCGGGGACGCCTTTAATTTTTTCAAAGGAAAGAAAGGAAAAGAGTGGGCTCTGCTGCTTCGGATTTGTAGTCGTGGTGATCAGAACCGGACGATCTTGGCGGCGCGCACGACGGGGTTCTCCCGGGCGATGGCGTCCCTGGCCGCCGACTTGTAGTCGTAGCTGCAGTCGTGCCGGTCCGAGTACCGGTGCGCGCCGCAGAACATCTCGCCGCACCGGCAGCGGAACCCCGTCAGGCCCACGCGCTTCCGGCAGTTGTGGCAGCGGTTCACCGACGACTTGGACGCCTTCGGGTCCGCCGGCCCGGCGGCAGGCCGGTCGACGGCCATGTAGACGGGCGCGGCCGGCGACGCGGCGGCGGCCGGCCTCGGCTTGTCGAAGAGCGGGAACGCGGCCGCGGGCGAGGAGGAAGgggacggcggcgaggcggcggagggcgacggcgaggaggaggaggacgccagGAAGCAGTTCTGGCAGAGGTTCTTGGTGGCCGGGTTGCCCGGGAAGCCGCAGCTGTTGGCGCAGAGCGTGATCTCCGCGGCGTGCAGGTGCACCTCCGTCGGCTCCTCCACCTTCTTGTCCCGCTGCGCCATGACGCCTACGAGCCGAGAGACGCTAGACGGTCCCGCGCGCGCGAGGACGGCCGGCGAGCCCTGTCTGCACTGCACGGTGGCCTGATCTCCTCGGGGGAGGCCGGGCGTGGGCAGGAGACGGGATCGAGCGAGCGAGTCGAGGCTTTGGGGGAAtggggcggaggaggaggaggcgaggcGGGGACGGAGGGTGGGAGGGGGTGGGTTTTTATCGCGGGAGGAGACGGGCGGCGTACGCGTTCCCGCACGCGACAGCGACGTCGGCCGTGGCCGTGCCCGCGGGGAAGGTTATTTCCAGTGCTGGCCGCGTTGGCGCGGCGTGGAATGGCGGTGTTGCCCTCGCCCCGCGCTCCACAAGGAACGGGGTGCGTGCGTTGCGTTGCGTTGCGTTGGTTAAACAAGTGGA belongs to Triticum urartu cultivar G1812 chromosome 7, Tu2.1, whole genome shotgun sequence and includes:
- the LOC125520312 gene encoding zinc finger A20 and AN1 domain-containing stress-associated protein 11-like encodes the protein MAQRDKKVEEPTEVHLHAAEITLCANSCGFPGNPATKNLCQNCFLASSSSSPSPSAASPPSPSSSPAAAFPLFDKPRPAAAASPAAPVYMAVDRPAAGPADPKASKSSVNRCHNCRKRVGLTGFRCRCGEMFCGAHRYSDRHDCSYDYKSAARDAIARENPVVRAAKIVRF